A stretch of DNA from Microbacterium sp. LWS13-1.2:
GTCAGCTGGAGCACCACGGACCGTTCCGGATGGCACTTCCTGCTCGCCGAGGCGGTCGCGACGGCGGGTCTGATCCTCGTGATCTTCGCCCTGGTCCGCACCGGCCGCGGCCAGCTTGCGGCACCCGCTGTCGGCGCCTACATCGGTGCGGCCTACTTCTTCACATCATCCACGAGCTTCGCGAACCCCGCCATCACGATCGGCCGCATGTTCACCGACACGTTCGCGGGCATCGCACCGGCGTCCGCACTGCCGTTCATCGCCGCACAGCTCGTCGGTGCGGCCGTGGGATGGGGTCTCGTCCGCGCGCTCTTCCCGGTGGCGGTTCCCGAGCCGGTCGTCGCGCACGGCTGATGCCCACGCACCCCCGATCCCCCACAGGACTGGAAGAGCCGAGCGCCTCCT
This window harbors:
- a CDS encoding MIP/aquaporin family protein translates to MSRAARATVGEFLGSAGLAAVVVGSGIAAQRLSPGDVGLQLFENAFATALGLAVLILVFASVSGAHFNPVVTVVDILLQRRSWSTAAKYLPSQVFGCIAGAVLANLMFAEPAVSWSTTDRSGWHFLLAEAVATAGLILVIFALVRTGRGQLAAPAVGAYIGAAYFFTSSTSFANPAITIGRMFTDTFAGIAPASALPFIAAQLVGAAVGWGLVRALFPVAVPEPVVAHG